In the genome of Photobacterium sp. TY1-4, one region contains:
- a CDS encoding FeoC-like transcriptional regulator translates to MILQQLRQFLEKRGKTSRAVLAQHFGLSEDGVDAMLEIWVKKGKLSRELSGCEGTPCCREAAGVWYRWLSARELAITVVH, encoded by the coding sequence ATGATTCTACAACAGCTGCGGCAGTTTCTTGAAAAGCGTGGGAAGACCAGTCGGGCTGTGCTGGCGCAGCATTTCGGGCTCAGTGAAGATGGCGTGGATGCGATGCTGGAGATCTGGGTGAAGAAAGGCAAACTCAGCCGGGAACTGAGCGGCTGTGAAGGGACGCCATGTTGCCGGGAAGCCGCCGGGGTCTGGTATCGCTGGTTGTCGGCCCGGGAGCTCGCGATTACGGTGGTCCATTAA